TCTTTCTGATCCTTACCACTCCGATCAAGCCTATCGAAGATTTTTCGTTGGCTGTCGATGGATCTATGATCCGTTTACGACTGGATATGACCAGATACGAGGTTTTTTAATACCCGACTTTATGATAGCGACTcaatttttctttacaatttgCTTCATTGCTGTCTTATTTGGAGCAATCATGAGTTTGATATATTTCCTGTGTTGTGGACCGGAGCAGAAACAATTTATCATACTCATAATTATAAATTCTGTGGTTTTACTTGTGGGAGGAATTGCAGGATCTATAGCAGTAATAGTTTTTGCTTGTTTAGCCAATAAGAATGGATGGATGCCTGGCCATGACAACAATTTCTTTGGCTGGTCATTCGCTTTAGCATGTATTGGCGTAATAGCCTGTTTCGTAGCTTCGGTGTTGTTTTTTGTGGATGGGCATGtacaaagaaagaaaaaaagaagactcACAGAATCACAAAGCAGGTTCGAAATGGAACCAGAACACAAAGGCTGGTAACAACAAATTTCCATGACtagttgttaatttttattttttcaatctTGCTATTATGATTATAAATCAACAGATTAAGTAACTGTCAAAGGTTTAGATTACCATAGAATTTAATATGgaggtaattttaatattttatatttacacattttatatttacacattttatatttacatattttatatttgacttcatatttttaaaatttgtttccaacattttttgtGACTGTACTGGATGAGACTAGACGGGGAATTGTATAGTCTGCAATGATTCAATGTagttattcattttatttatttttccagaCTAATATTTTGGCTTTTGTATAGTTGGTAACTCTGAAGAATATATTGATATATCTTTAAGTTAGTAatcataaattattaaaataaatatgttgtTTAATAAGTAACATGTTTTCAAATGATCATGAATTAATATTGTGAATAGTTGGACATATTGTAGAATATGtatagtttaatttgtatttatcaaTTACTAAGCCAACTAAGTATTTGTATAGTAATTGACTTTTCTTTTTGACAAGTGATGATTAGTATTTTAGGCTAATGCTAGAAAGTAAATTAAGTCAAAGTAGTTATTTAACAA
The genomic region above belongs to Diabrotica undecimpunctata isolate CICGRU chromosome 8, icDiaUnde3, whole genome shotgun sequence and contains:
- the sinu gene encoding uncharacterized protein sinu → MGDYQEEVKKRSLAGNAAIGFFVVAFVSIFVAFATPSWLVSDQRITGARLDRLGLWVHCFRSLSDPYHSDQAYRRFFVGCRWIYDPFTTGYDQIRGFLIPDFMIATQFFFTICFIAVLFGAIMSLIYFLCCGPEQKQFIILIIINSVVLLVGGIAGSIAVIVFACLANKNGWMPGHDNNFFGWSFALACIGVIACFVASVLFFVDGHVQRKKKRRLTESQSRFEMEPEHKGW